One stretch of Cervus canadensis isolate Bull #8, Minnesota chromosome 5, ASM1932006v1, whole genome shotgun sequence DNA includes these proteins:
- the PTCD3 gene encoding pentatricopeptide repeat domain-containing protein 3, mitochondrial: MASVASARWLRVSCGLCVPLTARRAGLCGRTPSSRFYSGSAAVPKVEGADIAGTEEVVIPKKKTWDKVAVLQALASTVHRDTTAAPYAFQDDPYLIPTSSVESHSFLLAKKSGENAAKFIINSYPKYFQKDIAEPHIPCLMPEYFEPQIEEISEAALQERIKLKKVKASVDIFDQLLQAGTTVSLETTNSLLDLLCYYGNQEPSTNYNFQQQEQSEELEEAAEEGDNVKSKKAAGHQLRVTWRAKNHAERIFALMPEKNAHSYCTMIRGMVKHRAHTQALSLYTELLNNRLRADVHTFNSLIEATALVVNEKFEEKWNNILDLLKQMVAQNVKPNLQTFNTILKCLRRFYAFGKLPALQTFREMKAVGIEPSLATYHYIIQLFYQHESPSKGSSLIIYDIMDEIMGKKFSPQDPDDDMFFQSAMRVCSSLRDLELAYQVHGLLNTGDNRKFIGPDPRRNFYYSKFFSLLCLMEQIDVTLKWYKDLIPSVFFPHSQTLIDLLQALDVANRLEMIPQIWKDSKEYGHTYRSDLKEEILMLMARDQHPPELQAAFADCAADIKSTYESQDARQTAPEWPASSLNYIAILFLRAGRTQEAWKMLGLFRKHNKIPRNELLNEFMDSAKASGSPAQAIEVVNLANSFSLPICEGLTQRLIADFSLSQEQKEALGDLTTVTSDSDSDSDSDISEGK, encoded by the exons ATGGCGTCCGTGGCGTCCGCAAGGTGGCTGAGGGTCAGCTGTGGGCTTTGCGTACCGCTGACGGCTCGGCGGGCAGGTCTCTGTGGACGGACCCCTAGTAGCAG atTTTATTCTGGAAGTGCAGCTGTCCCAAAGGTTGAAGGAGCTGATATAGCag gGACTGAAGAAGTAGTtattccaaaaaagaaaacttg GGATAAAGTGGCTGTTCTTCAAGCACTTGCATCCACGGTGCACAGG GATACCACAGCTGCACCTTATGCATTTCAGGATGATCCTTACCTCATACCGACATCCTCTGTGGAATCT cattcatttttgttggcaaagaagtCTGGAGAGAATGCAgcaaaatttattattaattcatatcccaaatattttcagaaagacATAGCTGAGCCTCATATACCG TGTTTAATGCCTGAGTACTTTGAACCTCAGATTGAAGAAATAAGTGAGGCTGCTCTGCAGGAACGAATCAAGCTCAAAAAAGTCAAAGCTTCTGTGGACATATTTGATCAGCTTTTGCAAGCAG GAACCACTGTATCTCTGGAAACAACTAACAGTCTCTTGGATTTGTTGTGTTACTATGGTAACCAAGAACCCTCCACTAATTATAATTTCCAACAACAGGAACAATCAGAAGAGTTG GAAGAGGCCGCCGAAGAGGGAGATAACGTGAAGTCTAAGAAGGCAGCTGGTCATCAGCTTAGAGTTACTTGGAG AGCCAAAAACCATGCTGAGAGAATCTTTGCTCTGATGCCTGAGAAAAATGCACATTCTTACTGCACAATGATTCGAGGAATGGTGAAG CACCGAGCTCATACACAGGCATTAAGCTTATACACTGAACTATTAAACAACAGACTCCGTG cTGATGTGCACACCTTCAATTCATTGATTGAAGCAACAGCATTGGTGGTGAATGAGAAATTTGAAGAAAAGTGGAATAATATATTG GACCTACTGAAACAAATGGTTGCACAGAACGTGAAGCCCAATCTACAGACTTTTAACACTATTCTCAAATGTCTCCGAAGATTTTATGCATTTGGAAAATTGCCAGCCTTACAGACCTTCCGGGAAATGAAAGCCGTCGGGATAG AACCCTCGCTTGCAACATACCATTATATTATTCAGCTGTTTTATCAACATG AAAGCCCTTCAAAAGGATCATCCCTCATCATCTATGATATCATGGATGAAATAATGGGAAAGAAGTTTTCTCCACAGGACCCCGATGACG ATATGTTTTTTCAGTCAGCCATGAGGGTT tgctcttctctcagaGATCTAGAGCTTGCTTACCAGGTCCATGGCCTTTTAAACACTGGAGACAACCGGAAATTCATTGGCCCTGATCCTCGGCGTAATTTTTATTA TTCCAAGTTCTTTAGTTTGCTTTGTCTAATGGAACAAATTGATGTCACCTTGAAGTGGTATAAGGACCTGATACCTTCG gtcTTCTTTCCCCATTCCCAAACGTTAATAGATCTTCTCCAAGCATTAGACGTAGCCAATCGGCTAGAAATGATTCCTCAGATCTGGAAAG ATAGTAAAGAATATGGGCATACTTATCGCAGTGACCTAAAAGAAGAGATTCTGATGCTCATGGCAAGGGATCAGCACCCACCAGAG CTGCAGGCGGCATTTGCTGACTGTGCTGCAGACATCAAATCGACTTACGAAAGCCAGGATGCCAGACAGACTGCCCCAGAGTGGCCGGCCAGTTCTCTGAACTACATAGCCATCCTCTTCTTAAGGGCTGGGAGAACCCAGGAAGCCTG GAAAATGCTGGGGCTTTTCAGGAAACATAATAAGATCCCCAG GAATGAGTTGCTGAATGAGTTTATGGATAGTGCCAAAGCATCCGGCAGCCCTGCCCAGGCCATTGAGGTCGTTAACCTGGCAAATTCCTTCAGCTTGCCTATTTGTGAAGGTCTCACCCAGAGGTTAATTGCTGACTTCAGCCTCAGCCAAGAACAGAA ggaagccctgggagacCTCACCACAGTGACCAGTGACAGTGACAGCGACAGTGATAGCGATATCAGCGAAGGCAAATAA